Proteins co-encoded in one Candidatus Zixiibacteriota bacterium genomic window:
- a CDS encoding S8 family serine peptidase — translation MRITGAKALVAVLLTSADVCAQFWYGPGGVVPLREDSSRIVIKFEVQLSWDDIGAILEDFPAIGTKLQNDRVLDGFSAFEVTTPLTSEQLTRLRTTEGIYLAEPCYLDDQDSAFIIGESFVVAFDGNFTGDQINEVVVPFHVVVDREIPGMHNVFLIRNTPGSGSGLLEIANAFHDLVSTRWAEPNFIPRLELYSYRVWDDYYVLQNHIKRVVGTINERSVWDFAGLMGPTDSVVVAVLDDGVTDHVFDLPSSKILPGYDFCTGIEGAMRDEDPTPGTSSAHGMACAGIIASTHATDSVLAVETWDGVIGMNPTTRVLPVKIYPDTTSGVRCTIADYAEAITWAWQHGADVLSNSWGWLTTPSGASVLNEALSNAVVQGRGSKGCSVFFASGNAGLLGYSVGYPAYLPYVMAVGSVDTLENLLPYTQRGDSLDLTAPSGHTGLHGDVWTIDQMYQYGYNPTYGQYDPKYPWPWDCQLPEWGLNNENYNCRMGGTSAACPVAAGAASLLLARDPELLARDTTSDSSSDYNVYDILCKSAKPLGGAVPNGAYGWGRVDAYRAILSIARGDVNNSADISMGDVTYLIDHLFGSGVPIFPDSLLGDVTCDGALSIGDINLLIDHLFISLDPLPLPCFEFNN, via the coding sequence ATGAGAATCACAGGAGCAAAAGCGTTAGTAGCTGTTTTGCTGACGAGCGCAGATGTCTGCGCACAGTTCTGGTATGGCCCAGGCGGTGTCGTACCATTAAGAGAAGATTCATCAAGGATCGTCATCAAGTTTGAAGTCCAACTTAGCTGGGATGATATCGGGGCCATACTCGAAGATTTCCCAGCTATCGGTACGAAACTCCAAAACGACAGAGTGCTCGACGGCTTCAGCGCGTTCGAGGTAACCACGCCTCTGACCTCAGAGCAGCTGACTCGACTCAGAACGACAGAAGGAATCTACCTTGCCGAACCGTGTTATCTTGATGACCAAGATTCAGCGTTCATCATTGGGGAAAGTTTTGTTGTGGCGTTTGACGGCAATTTTACCGGAGACCAGATTAATGAGGTGGTTGTGCCATTCCATGTCGTGGTCGACCGGGAAATCCCCGGTATGCACAACGTATTCCTGATTCGAAATACTCCCGGATCGGGTTCAGGTTTGTTGGAGATAGCCAATGCCTTTCATGATCTTGTTTCGACCCGCTGGGCCGAGCCGAACTTCATACCTCGCCTGGAACTCTATTCCTATCGGGTGTGGGATGACTATTACGTGTTACAAAACCACATCAAGCGTGTTGTTGGCACGATTAATGAAAGGTCGGTTTGGGATTTCGCTGGTCTTATGGGCCCCACCGACAGCGTGGTAGTGGCTGTGCTCGACGACGGTGTGACGGATCACGTCTTTGACCTGCCGTCATCGAAGATACTGCCAGGTTATGACTTCTGCACAGGGATTGAAGGGGCTATGCGCGACGAAGATCCTACTCCCGGTACCTCAAGTGCCCATGGGATGGCCTGTGCCGGGATTATTGCGTCGACCCACGCAACGGACTCAGTCTTGGCGGTGGAGACTTGGGATGGTGTGATAGGCATGAACCCAACCACCCGTGTACTTCCGGTAAAGATTTATCCGGATACCACTTCGGGTGTACGCTGTACTATTGCTGACTACGCTGAAGCCATAACCTGGGCGTGGCAGCACGGTGCAGACGTTCTCTCTAATAGCTGGGGATGGTTAACCACACCCAGTGGCGCCTCGGTACTCAATGAAGCTCTGTCTAACGCGGTCGTGCAAGGGCGCGGAAGTAAGGGTTGTTCCGTTTTCTTCGCCTCCGGCAATGCCGGGCTTCTTGGGTATTCGGTGGGCTATCCGGCCTATTTACCGTACGTGATGGCCGTAGGGTCAGTGGATACTCTTGAAAATCTGCTCCCGTATACCCAGCGCGGGGACTCTCTTGACTTGACGGCGCCGAGCGGGCACACGGGTCTGCATGGCGATGTATGGACAATTGACCAAATGTACCAATACGGCTACAATCCAACCTACGGACAATACGACCCCAAATACCCCTGGCCGTGGGACTGTCAGCTACCCGAATGGGGGCTCAACAATGAAAACTACAACTGCCGTATGGGCGGCACATCAGCCGCTTGCCCTGTGGCTGCGGGCGCAGCCTCGCTCCTTCTGGCGCGGGACCCTGAACTGCTGGCTCGCGACACAACCTCGGATTCATCGTCGGACTACAACGTGTATGACATCCTCTGCAAATCGGCCAAGCCGCTGGGCGGTGCCGTACCGAACGGTGCTTATGGCTGGGGCCGCGTTGACGCCTATCGGGCCATCCTCTCTATCGCCCGTGGCGACGTCAACAACAGCGCCGACATTTCGATGGGTGATGTTACCTATTTGATCGATCATTTATTTGGCAGCGGTGTGCCGATATTCCCTGACAGTCTACTCGGTGACGTTACCTGTGACGGCGCGCTTTCTATTGGGGACATAAACTTACTTATCGACCACCTGTTCATATCCCTGGATCCGCTGCCTCTGCCGTGTTTTGAGTTTAACAATTGA